Sequence from the Deinococcus planocerae genome:
GCGCGACCTAAACATCGCTTCCCCCAACGAGGTGTACAACCCGCTGGGCGGCGCCTTCTGGCGGGCCACCCTCGCGCCGCCCGAGAGCTGCTACGCCATCGAGCGCCTGAGCTTTGCCTCGACCCCGACGCCACCCAGCCAGGAGGCCTTCTTCGGGACCTCCAACGGCTACAACATCTTCTACGGCCTAGTCTGGGGCACGCGCACGACCTTCAAGATGTCTTTCATCATCGTGGGCATCACGCTGCTCGCGGGAGTGATCATTGGAGCGCTCAGCGGATTTTACGGAGGTTGGGCAGACAACATGATCCAGCGCTTCATCGACGTGCTGTTCGCCCTACCGCCCCTGATCCTGACGGTCGTGCTGCTGACGATCCTGCGAGCCCAAAATCCTGGCGGCAATCCTACTGGGCCGATTATTTTGGCCTTCTGTATTGCAGGCTGGGCTCCATACGCCCGCGTGGTACGCGGCGACGTGCTCAGAACCCGGCAGCTCGAATACGTGGACGCGGCCCGCTCGCTGGGGGCGCGCGACTGGCGGCTGGTGCTCAAGCACGTCGTGCCCAACAGCCTCGCCAGCGTCCTCACCCTCGCGGTGCTCGACCTCGCCACCATTCCGCTCAGCGTGGCGGCCCTCTCCTTCCTGGGTCTAGGCTTCGAGAGTGGGTACGCCGAGTGGGGCCAGCTCGTGGAGTTTGCGCGGCCCTGGCTCAAGCCCGATTACTGGTACGTGCTG
This genomic interval carries:
- a CDS encoding ABC transporter permease, with the translated sequence MTVTAPLPTRERSRWNLFWTSPAMRKLRRNKLAVSGLIITLLFGLVALFAPLIAKPSGNCLRDLNIASPNEVYNPLGGAFWRATLAPPESCYAIERLSFASTPTPPSQEAFFGTSNGYNIFYGLVWGTRTTFKMSFIIVGITLLAGVIIGALSGFYGGWADNMIQRFIDVLFALPPLILTVVLLTILRAQNPGGNPTGPIILAFCIAGWAPYARVVRGDVLRTRQLEYVDAARSLGARDWRLVLKHVVPNSLASVLTLAVLDLATIPLSVAALSFLGLGFESGYAEWGQLVEFARPWLKPDYWYVLVFPALFIVTFSLSFNLFGDGLRDALDPKSR